GACGTAGGAGAGCACCCCGATCCGGTCGGTGTCCCACAGCGCCTCGGTCCAGTAGACCCGTGAGGCCCCGGGCGCCACCGCCAGGGCCAGCAGGGTGGCGGCCGCGGCGGTGCCCGTGGCGGTCGCGGCGGCACGCCACCGCCGGGTGATCAGCAGATAGCCGATGAAGATCGCCGGGGTGAGCTTGATGGCGGCGGCGAGCCCGATGCCGCAGCCGGCGAACCGGCCATGCCCCGTGGACAGCAGCCAGGCGTCGAAGAACACCAGCACCAGCAGCAGCAGATTGACCTGCCCGAAGCTGAAGGTGTCCCGCACCGGCTCCAGCAGGACGAACAGGCAGGCCGCCACCACGAAGGCGAACCACTTGTTCCAGCCGTGCCGCCGGACGATCGGCCCGATCAGCCAGGTGAGCAGGATGGCCGAGGCGGCCACGTTGAGCACCATGCTCAGGGTGATCGCGGCCGGCCAGGTGAACAGGGCCATCGGCAGCATGCACAGCGCGGCGAAGGGCGGATAGGTGAAGCCGTAGTCCGCCCCGTCCGCGCCGGGGATGGTGAAGTCGTAGATACGGCCGTCCCGCAGCCAGTGGCCCACGGCGTCGTAGTAGACGTTGAGGTCGAACCAGTGCCGGTGCAGCGGGACGAAGGCCAGGAACAGCGCCACCGCCACGGTCAGGGCGAGCGCCAGGACCAGCCGTCCACGCGATGTGGTGGGCCCCGTCATGCCGAACGCTCCGATCGGTGGCCGCCGGAGACGGCGGGCAGCGCGTTGCCGGTGGCGAACCCCGGCGTATGCCGTACGCACCACAGCGCGCACACCGCCAGCGCACCCCCGCACACGGCGTACGTCAGCTGCCGCGAATCCGGCGCGAACCCATTGGGCAGCACGGCCAGCGCGAGCACCCCGCTCCCGGCCACCACCGCCTTGCGCACCGTTCCGCCGGGACCGGCCGCCGCGATCACGAACAGCCCCCACAGCACGTACCAGGGCCGGATCGCCGGGCCCAGCACGGCCACCGCGATCAGGCTCAGCCCCAGCGCGTACACCGGCCGGGGCCGGGGCGGGCGCAGCCAGGCGGCCCCGATGGCCACGGCGGTGGCCAGCAGCCCCAGACCGTGCCACGCGGGCGCGGCCAGCGGCGCCAGTCCGCTGCCGACGGCCTCCAGCAGGGCGCCGGTGGCGCGGCCGAGCGTGCTGGTCAGCGCCCAGTTGTCCGGTGAGGCCGGGATGGTGAGCGCGGAGATCCAGCCGTAGCCGGTGCCGGTGACGGCCGTCGCCACTCCCGTGGTGGCCAGGGACAGCGCGGCGGTGGCCGCCACGGCGCCGACGCGGCGCCTGCGGCCCTCCACCCGGCGCGCCCACAGCGTGGCGACCGCCAGCAGCCCCAGCGCGGCCGGGGCCTTGACCAGGGCGGCGAGCGTGACCAGCACCGCGCCACAGGCCGGCCATCGGCCCGTCGCGGCCACCAACCCGGCCCCGAGCAGCCCGAGCATCACGGCATCATTGTGCGCCCCACCCACCAGATGCAGCAGCAGGAGCGGGTTGAGACCGCCCAGCCACAGGGCGGCGCTCGGGTCGGTGCCGCAGCGGCGGGCCAGAACGGGCAGTGCGAGCACCATCAGCGCCACCCCGAGCAGCGCGATCAGCCGCAGCCCGATCACCCCGAGCGACGGCTCGGCGCGCGAGGCATGAGCGATGGCCGATTCGAAGGCCAGCGAGACCGGGCCGTACGGCGTCGGGGTGTGCTGCCACACCGGCGCCACCTCGTCCGCCAGCGGCCCGCCGAGGCGGATGGGGCCGTGGGTGTAGACGTCGATGCGGGCGTGCACCATGGCGCCCTGGGCGAGGTAGCTGTACACATCCCGGCTGAACAGCGGCGGCCCGGGCAGCAGGGGAGCCGCCCAGGTGGCGAGCGTGATCAGCAGGGAGCGGGGGCCGGGCGGCTTCGGCCCGCGCACCTCGCGCCCCAGCAGCCACCACGCCGCGATCAGCAGCACCAGCCCGAAGTAGGTGCTGATCAGCCCGAGCGCCTCTCTCCCGGAGTCAGGGGTGAGGGCGTTCCCCACCGGTAGCGCTCCGGCCGTCGCTCCGCCCGCTGCCAGGGCCAGCGACCCGGCGAGCCCGAGGAGCCGGCAGTGACCAGGAGCGACGGCGACACGTTGAAGGAGAAGACGACGGACCAGCACCTGGCCAGCCTCGCGAGAGCGCATGGCCGGAAATTGACGTCGCGGTCACCGGAGACTGGCCGAGAGGTGTCGGCCGGGCCACACCGCCTGGGGAGCGGGCAGGATCGATGCCCACGGTGCCCGGTCAACCACGAGTTGACGCAGTTTGCGCAGCTCGCAGGGGCTGTTCCAGCCGAGGACCCCGACCACCCGGCCCCGGTGTCCATAGGCGACGACGAAGTGGCCGCCCTCGAGCTCGCCGTGGAGCACGGCGAGTTCGGCGTCGGCGGGGAAGATGCCGTACGCCTGGATATGGGCGTCGTACTGATCGGTCCAGAAGTACGGCACGGGGGCGAACGGCTGGTTCTCGCCGAGCACGTTGTGGGCGACGGCCCGCGCCTGTTCCGTGGCGTTCAGCCGGTGTTCCAGCCGCATCCGGCAGCCGAAGTGGTTGTTGTGCCACGAGGCGACATCACCGGCCGCGTAGACGCCCGGCGCCGCGCGGCAGGTGGGATCGCATTCGACACCGTTGCGCAGCTCAAGGCCGGATCCGGCCAGCCAGCCGATCGCCGGGGCGGCGCCGATGGCGACCACCACGACATCGGCGTCCAGCAGTGTGTCGTCGGTGAGTTCGAGACCGGTCACCCGGCCGCCGGACTCGAAGAACCGCCGTACCCCGGTGCCACAGCGCATGGACACCCCGTTCTTCTTGTGCAACTGCCCGACCAGGGCGGCTATCCGATCGCCGAACTGCCGCCGCATCGGCACCGGCCGGGGGTCGATCATGGTGACGTCCAGCCGCATCCTGCGGGCCGCCGCCGCGGCCTCCGAGCCGAGGAAGCCCGCGCCGACCACCGCCACCCTCGCACCCGGCTTGCGGCGCAGATCGGCGCGCAGGGCGAGGGCGTCGTCGAGGGTGCGCAGCAGATGCACCCCGGCCAGATGGTGGGCGCCGGGCAGGCTGTTGGGGGTGACACCGGTGGCGATGACCAGGGCGTCGTAGGAGACGCTGGCACCGCCGTCCAGCACCACCCGGCGGGCGGCGGTGTCCAGGCCGCTGGCGGAGCTGCCGAACAGCAGCCGCGCGTCGAGGGCGGACAGCTCCTCGTCGGTGCGCAGCTTGATCCGGTCCGGCTCCCAGGTGCCCGCCAGGATCTGCTTGGACAACGGCGGGCGGTTGTAGGGGGTGTGGGGCTCGTCGCCGATGAGGGTGAGCCTTCCGTCGTACCCCTCGGTGCGCAGTGTGACCGCCGCGGTGAGCCCCGCGACCGAGGCACCCACGATCACGACGTTCCGCGGTGTGCTCACGAGTCGGCCAGGGCGATCGCCAGGGCGGGGCAGACGGCGGCCGCGTGACGGACGTCGTCGTGCAGCTCAGCCGGCGGGCGGTCGTCGAGGAGTACGGCGAGACCGTCCTTGTCCCGCTGGTCGAACACGTCCTGGGCGGCGAGGACGCACTGTCCCGAGGCGACGCATTTGTCCTGATGCAAGGTCACCTGCATGGCGTTCTCCGGCACTGGGGATCAACGGAAGGCGGTTACCAGACGAATGTTCGGCAACGGGCGCAAGGGAGGCTAGTTCTCCCGCGTACCCAGCACAACACGCTCCGCAAGAAGCTGGCCACGGAGCGAGACATATGAGCCTGGCATGTGCACCCCGAACAGGCCGACCGGCCGGTCCGGGAAGACTGTACAAAACACCAGGTCATACCCGGGTCCACGGGCCGGGGGCGGTTTTTGCGCGGGGTGGGGCATCAGCGGCTCACATGGCGGAAATACGCAGGTTACGAAAGTTCCGCATTGCTCACGTACGGTTCGAAGAGCCCCACGATTTCCACCTCACGGAGGATCCTTGCGCGCGCTCCGCACACCGCCCGACTGGCTGACGCACCCCCTGCGCGGAGTGCGGGCCCTGCGGGGGCCCGTGCCCTGGGCGGCCGTGGTCCGCGGGGCCCTCGGCGTGGGACCGGTGGTGGCCGTCGGCGTGGCGTCGGGACACACCCCGTTCGGGATGCTCGCCGGGCTGGGGGCGATGTTCGCCCACATCAACGACCGCCCCGCCACCCGTGCCACCCGCGTCGTGCGCATCGGCCTGCCCGCCCTCGCCGGGGCCCTCGGGCTGCTGACCGGGGCCTGGCTGGGCACGCTGGGCCTCGGCATCTGGATCGCGCTCGCCCTCGCCGCGGTCGGACTGGTCTCCGGCGCGATGAGCGCCATCGGCCCGGTCTGCTCCTCCGCCGGGGTGCAGCTGATGGTGCTCGCCGTCGTCGGCGCGGGCATGCCCCTCCCGGTGGCCCCGCCGGCCCGGGCGGGGCTGCTGCTCATCGGCGCCGCATGGGTGATCGCCATGGCCGCCCTGCTGCCCCGCGTCATCCCCTCGCGCCAGGCCGCGCCCTCCGGTGAACGGGAGGCGGTGGCCGCCGTGTACGACGCCCTGGCCGACCTGATGACCGCGGTCGGCACCGACGAGGGCCAAGCCGCCCGGCGCAAGCTGACCGCCGCCTACGACGCGGCGTACGAAGCCCTCTACGCCCACCGTCTCCCCCTGCACCGCGTCGACGAGGAGGAGCGGCGGTCGCGCGACCGGCTGGCGGTGGCCGGAGCGCTCAGTGAGGGCATCCTGACCCTCCTGTGGGAGGACGAACCCGTACCCGAGCGCATCGCGCGCACCCCCGCCCAACTGGCCCGCTCGGTACGGACCGGACTGCCACCGGGCCGGCTGCCCGCCCCGGTGCCCGACACCGCGGGCAATGTGGCCATGCACCGGGCCGTGCTGCTCGCCGCCCGGGTGTTCGACGGCGAACCGGCGCCGCCCGTCGGCGCGGTGGTCCCCGGTCACCGGCAGCGGCTGCGCCGCGCGCTCGGTCCGGCGGGCCGGGAGTACGCCGCCCGGGTGGCCCTGTGCGTGGGCGTCAGCACCGCCCTCGCCCAGCAACTGCCTGGCGCGCACTGGTACTGGCTGCCCGCCACGGCTGCCTTCCTGGTCAAGCCCGACATGGGCCCGCTGGTCTCGCGGGCCCTCTCCCGCGCCCTCGGCACCGCCGTGGGCGTGGCCGTCTTCGGCGGCCTCGCCACGCTGCTCGCCCCGGGCGCGGGCGACCCCGGCATCTGGCCGGTGGCCGTCGCGGCGGTCTGCTCCGCGCTGATCCCCGTCTCCGTACGCCACTTCGCCCTCCAGACCGCCGTGCTCACCCCGCTGCTGCTCTCCCTGGTCTACCTCGGCGGCGACACCGACCCCGGGTTCACCCGGCTCACCGACACGCTGCTGGCCTGCGGTGTGGTCCTGGCGGCCGGGGCGCTGCCCGGGCTCGGCGGCCCGCACGCCCAGGTGTCGGTACGGCTGTCGCTCGCGGTCCGCGCCACCCGCGACCACCTCGACCGGGTGCTCACCGCCGAGGCGCCGTACGCCACCCGGCTGCGGCTGCGCCGCGAGGCCTACCGCGCGCTCGCCGACGCCCGCCGCGCGGTGGAGGTGGCCAGTGCCGAACACCCGCCGTTCGGACGGGACCTGGCGGCCTGGGCGCCGGTGGTGCTGGCCCTGGAGAAGATCGTGGACGCGGTCACGGCCTGCGGCGTACGGCTCGACCAGGGCGCCCCACAGCCCGATCCCGCCCTCGCGGCCCGGCTGCGGGCCGCGCTGTCCGACCTGGCCGACGCCGTCGCCGCCCGCCGGCCCCCGACGGACCTCGTCCTGCCCGCAGGGGCTGCGGTGGGCGACTGCGCGACCATCGCGGATGTCACCGCCGGGCTGCGCACGGTGCGCGACCTGGCGGCCGGCTGATCCCGTTCACCTCCCAGGCGACCGCCGGCCGACCCCGTTCACCTCCCCGGCGGCGGATTGCCCGGCGCGCAGAGCGGCACACCGTCCTGCCACGCGCCGCCCTTGAGATAGATGTTGCTGATCCATCCCTGCCGGTCGGAGAGATAGCTCCAGGCGTCGTTGGTGTAGCCCTCGGCCGTCACCTGCTCGGCGGGGACCTGGCACTGGACCCGCACCTGGCTGGGCCCCTGAAGCGTGGTCACGGCCGGTGAGCCCTGTGCGGGGTCCCGGTGGACCCGTACGTCATCGCCCCAGGTGTTACGGAAGTCGACGTTGTCGCCGTAGCCCCCGCCCTGGTCGGTGTCGCATTCGGGAATGCCCTCGAGCCAGGCGCCGCCGCGGACGTAGATGTTGAACACCCACGCGTTGCGGTCCGGCAGATGGGCCCACGCGTTGTTGGTGACACCGTCCGCGGTGACCTCCTCGCCCCGCGCCTGGCAGTCGACGCGTACCGTCGTCGGCTTCGCCGGCGCGTCCGTCGCCTGGGCCTTCGAGGACGGACCGCTGCGCGCTGTGACATCGGTGCCCCACGTCTGGCGCTGCGGTCCGGCGCCGTCACCGGGTGGACGGCCCTGACCCGGATCCCCGTCACACGCCGGGACACCCGGAATCCACTCCGGCCCCTTCACACAGATGTTGCTGACCCAACTGCCGCCGTCGTCCGGCAGATGCGACCACACATCGCTGGAGTAGCCCTCGGAGGTGACCCGCTCGGCACGCCGCTGGCAGTCGACGCGGATCCCCGTCGGCCCGGGGAAGGTGGAGTGCACCGCGGAGCCGATGGACGGCTCGGTGTGGGTGCGCACATTGGTGCCCCAGGTGGACTGGGGCGCGTCACCACCGCCGCCACCACCCGCGCCACTGACCCGCACGGCACCGGTGTAGTCGTCATGGCTGCGCAGCGGGGCCACCCGGCTCTCCTCATCGGACTGCGGGGCCTCGGCGATCTGCCCGTTGCCCAGATAGATCGCGGTGTGGTGGATATTGCCCGCGGTGCCGAAGAACACCAGATCGCCGGGGCGCGGCGCGCCCTCGCCCTGCCCGGCCGTCATCCGCACCGGCCACGAGGCGTTGTACATCTGCTCCGCCTGCGCACGCTCTCAGCGGCATAAAGGGGCCGCGGGTGTCTCCCGGCGGGGTCACGCGGGCCGGGGCCGCGGGGCGTTCCAGAGGTGGTGCATGGCGTACGAGCGCCAGGGCCGCCAGCCCTCGGAGTCCTCCAGATGGGCCCCGGCGCCGCGGGCCCCGGCCCGTACGGCGACATCCGACTCCAGCAGCACATCGGGGTCGCTCAGCGCCCGCATCCTGATGTAACCGGACGTCCAGGGGCCGATGCCGCGCAGCCCCAGCAGCTCCTTCTCGGTCCGGTCGCGGTCGGCGCCCGCGTCCAGCCGCACGGTGCCGTCCGCGAGCGCGGTGGCGAGCGTGCGCAGCGTGGCGCGCCGGCTCTCCACCGTGCCGAGCTCGGCGAACGGCGCCTCGGCGAGATCCTCCACGCTCGGGAAGAGATGGGTCAGCCCGCCGTCCGGCCGCTCCAGGGGCTTGCCGTACGCGGCGATCAGCCCATTGCCCAGCACCCGCCCGGCGGCCACCGAGACCTGCTGGCCGAGCACGGCGCGGAGGGCGAGCTCATGCGGGTCGGCGGCGCCCGGCGAACGCAGCCCCGGCCGCGCGGCCACCAGGGGCGCGAGGGCGGCATCGGCGCCGAGGCGCTCGGCGACCGCGTACGGATCGGCGTCCAGGTCGAACAGGCGCCGGATCCGCTGGATGGCGGTGGTCAGATCGCGCAGCTCGGTCAGGCGCAGCCGGCACTCCAGCCAGCCGTCGCCGGGCCGTTCGTCGACCTCGACGATGGCGCAGGCGTGCGGCAGCCGCAGCGTGCGGCGGTAGGTACGGGCGCCCGGTGCGCCCGCCATCTCCTCCAGGCCGATGAGGGCACGCCGGGCGAGGTAGTCGAAGACCTGCGTGGTGTCGTACGGACCGCGGTAGGCGAGCCGCAGCGGCACCCCGGCCGTTCCGCCGTTCGTCCCACCGTTGGTCCCCAGCACCCCGCCGGGCGCCCCCGTGGGCCCGGACAGGGCGGACTTCTCCGGCCGGGCGGCGCGCAGCTCGGTGGGGGTGGCGGCGTAGACCTCGCGCAGGGTGTCATTGAACTGCCGGACGCTGGAGAACCCGGCCGCGAACGCGATCTCCGAGGCCCGCAGCGCGGTGGTCTGGAGCAGGATCCGCGCGGTGTGGGCGCGCTGGGCGCGGGCGAGCGCCACCGGCCCGGCACCGAGCTCGGCGGTCAGCTGCCGCTGCACCTGCCGGGCGCTGTACCCGAGCCGCGCGGCGAGCCCGGACACCCCTTCCCGGTCCACCACCCCGTCCCCGATCATCCGCATGGCACGGCCGACGGCGTCCGCCCGCGCGTTCCAGTCGGCGGAGCCGGGCACGGCGTCCGGCCGGCAGCGGCGGCAGGCCCGGAATCCGGCGCCCTGTGCGGCGGCCGAGGTCGGGAAGAACCGGACGTTCTTGCGCCGGGGTGTGGTGGCGGGGCAGCTCGGCCGGCAGTAGATCCCGGTCGTGGCGACACCGAAGAAGAACTCGCCGTCGAACCGTGCGTCGCGGCTGCACACCGCCTCGTACCTGCTGTCGTCGCTCATCACACCTCCACTGTGCGCCAAGGGAGAGGAGGCGTGCTGGCGGAAATCGGACATGACGCTCGCCCCCCGGGTGCCGCCGGGGAGTGACCAGGTGCCCGGGTCCCGGATGGGCTTGTGCGCGGCGCGGAGATGGCGCGGGTACTGACCGCCGGGGCCGGACACGCGGGCGCTGCTAGAGTCGGCGACGTGACTGCCGGGTCGGCCATGGGCCACGCACGAGTGAGGCGCCCGGCCTCGGCGTGAGCCCGAGGCGGGCCAGAGGCCCGCCCCTTCCTCCGTGTCCTTCCTCCTGGCGCCCGTCCGTGTGGCGCCTGTTCCAGCGGATTCCACGATGCGGAGACACCACCACAGATGTCACACCACGCCCAGCCCCAGCACGACTCCGAGCCCCCGGCCACCGCCGTCCAGCTGAATCACACCGCCGTCTACGCGCACGACCGGGCGCTGTCCGCCGAGTTCATCGCCGCGATTCTGGGGGTGGAGGTCGGAGCCCCGTTCGGCCCGTTTCTGCCCGTCGATCTCGGCAACGGCGTGACACTCGACTACTACGAGAAGCGCGACGAGCCCATACAGCCGCAGCACTACGCGTTCCTCGTGCCCGACGAGCGGTTCGACGCCATGATCGCCCGCCTGGAAGCGGTCGGCGTCACCTACTACGCCGATCCCCACCACAACGACCCCGGTCGGATCAACCGTCTCTTCGGCGGCCGTGGCGCGTACTTCGACGATCCCAGTGGCCACAACATGGAGATCATCACCCGGCCCTACATCCGCCCTTAGCCACCGGCCCCGGCCACCGGCCCTGGCCACGGGGGGCATGCGCCACAGGGGGCGTCCGAAAGGGCGCCCCCGCCGGGCCGTACACCCGCGCGGCGCCCGGCCGGCTACCCCTCCTGCTGAGGAGAACGGTCACCGTCGTCCCCGTCGCGCTCTTCGTGGTCCTGGCCGCCACGCTGGACCTGCGGGCGTCGTTGTACGCGGTGGTCCCGCTGAGCCTGCTCGTGGGCGGCGCGGTCTGGCAGGACACCGCCGACCACGCCCTGGCCCGCAGTCCACGAGCGCTGCTGCGCGCGGACCGCCGGACCGTATGGACGCTGCCCGGCACGCGCGCCGTCGCCGAACCCCGCCGTGCCGCCGCCGCGGTGGTGTGCCTCCTTCCGTTGCTGGCGATGTTCCTGGGCGAACAGGTCAAGACGTACTACCCTCCGGGGATGACGCCGCCCTCCCACAGCGAGGAACTGGTCACCGGCCGGGACTGGTTGCTGGCGTCGCTGAGCAGCGCCGATCCATCCGTGCCACGAGATGCGATCGCCTCGGCGCTGTCCCCGCTCGTGGTCTGTCTGATGCTGCCCGGGCTGGCCATCACCCGCATCACCCCGGACGACGAACGCTACCGCTCCCTGCCCGAGGCCTGTGAGCTGCTGGACGAGCACATGGCCGCGCGGGCCATCCCCCGACCGCGACTGTCGACCCGGGAAGCCTTCAGCCACGGGGAGTCCCGCTGTTACTGGACCACCGACGGCGATGTGTCGCCCAGAATCGACCTGGTGGTCACCATCGGGCAGGCGGAGGCGGGGCAGAGCGCCGTCCAGGAAGCCGTGATGACGTTCCGCAACGCGGACACCATCAGCGGAGAACACGGCTGGGGCCGCAGGTCCACGCTCGACCTCGGGCAGGAGGTGGCCTGGTGGCGATGGGACGGCGGCGGTCAGGTGCTGGTGCGCCAGGCCAACGTCGTCCTCAACATGGACATGCACGGACCCGGCGCCGACACACGGCTGCCCGCCTTCGCCGAGGAGGTGCTGCACCGGGCGCTGACAGGAGCCCGGCGCGGCGGCTGACCGCTCAGCAATCCGCCCGTACGCCGGTCAGACCCGTCTGCCGCCGGGCGGCGTCCACGGTCTGTGCCAGCAGGACGGCGATGGTCATGGGCCCCACCCCGCCCGGCACCGGGGTGATCAGCCGGGCACGCCGACACGCGGAATCGAAGTCGACGTCCCCGACGTTGCCGGGGTTGTACCCGGCGTCGATCACCACGGCGCCCGGCTTGATGTCCTCGCCACGGATGAGCCGGGGCCGGCCCACGGCCGCCACGACGACATCGGCTTCCCGGAGTGCCGCGCTCAGGTCGGCGGTCCTGGAGTGGCAGTACGTCACCGTCGCGTCCCGGGCCAGCAGGAGCATTCCCACGGGCTTGCCCAGGATCGGACTACGGCCCACCACCACGGCGCGCCGCCCCGCGAGCTCGACGCGGTACTCGTCCAGGAGGCGCATGA
This genomic interval from Streptomyces asiaticus contains the following:
- a CDS encoding NAD(P)/FAD-dependent oxidoreductase; this encodes MSTPRNVVIVGASVAGLTAAVTLRTEGYDGRLTLIGDEPHTPYNRPPLSKQILAGTWEPDRIKLRTDEELSALDARLLFGSSASGLDTAARRVVLDGGASVSYDALVIATGVTPNSLPGAHHLAGVHLLRTLDDALALRADLRRKPGARVAVVGAGFLGSEAAAAARRMRLDVTMIDPRPVPMRRQFGDRIAALVGQLHKKNGVSMRCGTGVRRFFESGGRVTGLELTDDTLLDADVVVVAIGAAPAIGWLAGSGLELRNGVECDPTCRAAPGVYAAGDVASWHNNHFGCRMRLEHRLNATEQARAVAHNVLGENQPFAPVPYFWTDQYDAHIQAYGIFPADAELAVLHGELEGGHFVVAYGHRGRVVGVLGWNSPCELRKLRQLVVDRAPWASILPAPQAVWPGRHLSASLR
- a CDS encoding ferredoxin, whose protein sequence is MQVTLHQDKCVASGQCVLAAQDVFDQRDKDGLAVLLDDRPPAELHDDVRHAAAVCPALAIALADS
- a CDS encoding FUSC family protein — encoded protein: MRALRTPPDWLTHPLRGVRALRGPVPWAAVVRGALGVGPVVAVGVASGHTPFGMLAGLGAMFAHINDRPATRATRVVRIGLPALAGALGLLTGAWLGTLGLGIWIALALAAVGLVSGAMSAIGPVCSSAGVQLMVLAVVGAGMPLPVAPPARAGLLLIGAAWVIAMAALLPRVIPSRQAAPSGEREAVAAVYDALADLMTAVGTDEGQAARRKLTAAYDAAYEALYAHRLPLHRVDEEERRSRDRLAVAGALSEGILTLLWEDEPVPERIARTPAQLARSVRTGLPPGRLPAPVPDTAGNVAMHRAVLLAARVFDGEPAPPVGAVVPGHRQRLRRALGPAGREYAARVALCVGVSTALAQQLPGAHWYWLPATAAFLVKPDMGPLVSRALSRALGTAVGVAVFGGLATLLAPGAGDPGIWPVAVAAVCSALIPVSVRHFALQTAVLTPLLLSLVYLGGDTDPGFTRLTDTLLACGVVLAAGALPGLGGPHAQVSVRLSLAVRATRDHLDRVLTAEAPYATRLRLRREAYRALADARRAVEVASAEHPPFGRDLAAWAPVVLALEKIVDAVTACGVRLDQGAPQPDPALAARLRAALSDLADAVAARRPPTDLVLPAGAAVGDCATIADVTAGLRTVRDLAAG
- a CDS encoding VOC family protein, translated to MSHHAQPQHDSEPPATAVQLNHTAVYAHDRALSAEFIAAILGVEVGAPFGPFLPVDLGNGVTLDYYEKRDEPIQPQHYAFLVPDERFDAMIARLEAVGVTYYADPHHNDPGRINRLFGGRGAYFDDPSGHNMEIITRPYIRP
- a CDS encoding NlpC/P60 family protein; translation: MYNASWPVRMTAGQGEGAPRPGDLVFFGTAGNIHHTAIYLGNGQIAEAPQSDEESRVAPLRSHDDYTGAVRVSGAGGGGGGDAPQSTWGTNVRTHTEPSIGSAVHSTFPGPTGIRVDCQRRAERVTSEGYSSDVWSHLPDDGGSWVSNICVKGPEWIPGVPACDGDPGQGRPPGDGAGPQRQTWGTDVTARSGPSSKAQATDAPAKPTTVRVDCQARGEEVTADGVTNNAWAHLPDRNAWVFNIYVRGGAWLEGIPECDTDQGGGYGDNVDFRNTWGDDVRVHRDPAQGSPAVTTLQGPSQVRVQCQVPAEQVTAEGYTNDAWSYLSDRQGWISNIYLKGGAWQDGVPLCAPGNPPPGR
- the mptB gene encoding polyprenol phosphomannose-dependent alpha 1,6 mannosyltransferase MptB; amino-acid sequence: MRSREAGQVLVRRLLLQRVAVAPGHCRLLGLAGSLALAAGGATAGALPVGNALTPDSGREALGLISTYFGLVLLIAAWWLLGREVRGPKPPGPRSLLITLATWAAPLLPGPPLFSRDVYSYLAQGAMVHARIDVYTHGPIRLGGPLADEVAPVWQHTPTPYGPVSLAFESAIAHASRAEPSLGVIGLRLIALLGVALMVLALPVLARRCGTDPSAALWLGGLNPLLLLHLVGGAHNDAVMLGLLGAGLVAATGRWPACGAVLVTLAALVKAPAALGLLAVATLWARRVEGRRRRVGAVAATAALSLATTGVATAVTGTGYGWISALTIPASPDNWALTSTLGRATGALLEAVGSGLAPLAAPAWHGLGLLATAVAIGAAWLRPPRPRPVYALGLSLIAVAVLGPAIRPWYVLWGLFVIAAAGPGGTVRKAVVAGSGVLALAVLPNGFAPDSRQLTYAVCGGALAVCALWCVRHTPGFATGNALPAVSGGHRSERSA
- a CDS encoding bifunctional 5,10-methylenetetrahydrofolate dehydrogenase/5,10-methenyltetrahydrofolate cyclohydrolase encodes the protein MDGAGLARRIVAEAAGHASEIARRTGITPCLATVLVGEDPASATYVRMKRARCAKAGIASRFVALPAATTTSELVATLGSLSQDPEVHGILLQHPVGAHIDERAAFEAIAPEKDVDGVTMSSFGAMSFGLPGFASCTPGGIMRLLDEYRVELAGRRAVVVGRSPILGKPVGMLLLARDATVTYCHSRTADLSAALREADVVVAAVGRPRLIRGEDIKPGAVVIDAGYNPGNVGDVDFDSACRRARLITPVPGGVGPMTIAVLLAQTVDAARRQTGLTGVRADC
- a CDS encoding glycosyltransferase 87 family protein is translated as MTGPTTSRGRLVLALALTVAVALFLAFVPLHRHWFDLNVYYDAVGHWLRDGRIYDFTIPGADGADYGFTYPPFAALCMLPMALFTWPAAITLSMVLNVAASAILLTWLIGPIVRRHGWNKWFAFVVAACLFVLLEPVRDTFSFGQVNLLLLVLVFFDAWLLSTGHGRFAGCGIGLAAAIKLTPAIFIGYLLITRRWRAAATATGTAAAATLLALAVAPGASRVYWTEALWDTDRIGVLSYVSNQSWEGVLARLFDPVPPSGVVWALGVLAVLAVWAHRVRCAVAVGDERAGFALTGVTACLISPITWVHHLVWLIPALAVLVDSGLRPDAPPARRRLLLQVGAVVYVLLCSSVVWLWRFDSTGVDGFLGSNTYVWICLGLLIALPLRGARSATMLGQEPYPARIP
- a CDS encoding AlkA N-terminal domain-containing protein; the encoded protein is MSDDSRYEAVCSRDARFDGEFFFGVATTGIYCRPSCPATTPRRKNVRFFPTSAAAQGAGFRACRRCRPDAVPGSADWNARADAVGRAMRMIGDGVVDREGVSGLAARLGYSARQVQRQLTAELGAGPVALARAQRAHTARILLQTTALRASEIAFAAGFSSVRQFNDTLREVYAATPTELRAARPEKSALSGPTGAPGGVLGTNGGTNGGTAGVPLRLAYRGPYDTTQVFDYLARRALIGLEEMAGAPGARTYRRTLRLPHACAIVEVDERPGDGWLECRLRLTELRDLTTAIQRIRRLFDLDADPYAVAERLGADAALAPLVAARPGLRSPGAADPHELALRAVLGQQVSVAAGRVLGNGLIAAYGKPLERPDGGLTHLFPSVEDLAEAPFAELGTVESRRATLRTLATALADGTVRLDAGADRDRTEKELLGLRGIGPWTSGYIRMRALSDPDVLLESDVAVRAGARGAGAHLEDSEGWRPWRSYAMHHLWNAPRPRPA